Proteins encoded in a region of the Selenomonadales bacterium genome:
- a CDS encoding valine--tRNA ligase, with the protein MHADIPKIYDPKQVETKWSQYWNEQAFFTPSKEAKGEPFTIVIPPPNVTDRLHIGHALNNTLQDAIIRMKRMQGFDALWLPGTDHAGIATQNVVERRLMREGKSRHDLGREAFVTEVWKWKEQYGKEITDQLKTLGASCDWTRERFTMDEGCSRAVRETFVKLYQRGLIYRGSYIVNWCPHCRTAISDDEVEHAERQGKLYLVRYPLVNGGHITVATTRPETILGDTAIAVNPSDARYQDLIGQEAILPVLGRRIPIIADDYVDAEFGTGAVKVTPSHDPNDFEIAERHGLPHVKVLNLDGTMNAEAGPYAGLDRYECRKQLLQELAAGGLLVETREHQMQVGECYRCDTTIEPLVSRQWFVRMKPLAEPALAAVREGTVQFVPERFAKVYLHWVENVKDWCISRQIWWGHTLPVWYCDCGETIVATDTPAACPNCHGHTLTQETDVLDTWFSSALWPFETLGWPDEQASDLQRFFPTQVLVTGYDIIYFWVARMVFMSYELTGKPPFSHVLIHGLVRDAEGRKMSKSLGNGIDPMAVVESFGADTLRFTLLSGNTPGNDMRFYQEKLEANRAFCNKIWNAARFVLLNLGESDLAANELPDDGLLTLADKYILAQLNATTENVTRLMEQFEFGEAARHLYDFLWSEYCDWYIEMAKPELQAGGERKQTTLRVLCYTLSRTLEMLHPFMPFITEEIWQALPHRGTSITVAAWPKHAGKADDDAQKQMAALMEAIRTIRNLRAEMGVPPSRRLEVTVVPATAEWDSVYRAGSPYILALAGGKEVSFAETNPFAKGEAVSLVVTGAQIHLALAQLVDVQAEIKRLQTEQSAVLAEIDRARGKLQNEGFRAKAPAALIAAEEAKLLAHETKLAQLEKRLAELQ; encoded by the coding sequence ATGCATGCGGACATCCCAAAAATCTATGACCCCAAGCAAGTAGAGACTAAGTGGTCGCAGTACTGGAATGAGCAAGCTTTCTTTACCCCTAGCAAGGAGGCTAAGGGGGAGCCCTTTACCATCGTTATTCCGCCGCCGAACGTGACAGACCGCCTGCACATCGGCCATGCCCTGAACAACACCTTGCAGGATGCCATTATCCGCATGAAGCGTATGCAGGGCTTTGACGCGCTCTGGCTACCCGGCACCGACCATGCCGGAATTGCCACACAGAACGTAGTCGAGCGCAGATTGATGCGCGAGGGTAAGTCACGCCACGACCTTGGCCGCGAAGCGTTTGTAACCGAGGTCTGGAAGTGGAAGGAACAGTACGGTAAGGAGATAACCGACCAGCTCAAGACGCTCGGCGCCTCGTGTGACTGGACGCGGGAGCGCTTTACCATGGACGAGGGCTGCAGCCGCGCCGTGCGCGAGACGTTTGTTAAGCTTTACCAACGCGGGCTGATTTACCGCGGCAGTTACATCGTTAACTGGTGCCCGCACTGCCGTACGGCTATTTCTGACGACGAAGTGGAGCACGCCGAGCGTCAGGGTAAGCTTTACTTGGTGCGCTATCCGTTAGTTAACGGGGGGCACATCACGGTGGCCACCACGCGCCCCGAGACCATCCTCGGCGATACCGCCATAGCGGTAAACCCAAGCGACGCGCGCTACCAAGACCTAATCGGACAGGAAGCCATACTCCCGGTGCTAGGACGTCGCATTCCCATAATTGCGGACGACTATGTCGATGCCGAGTTTGGCACCGGTGCGGTAAAAGTGACGCCTTCCCATGACCCCAATGACTTTGAAATCGCGGAGCGTCACGGCTTGCCGCATGTAAAGGTACTTAACCTTGATGGTACGATGAACGCCGAGGCCGGGCCCTACGCCGGGCTTGACCGCTACGAGTGCCGCAAACAGCTGCTACAGGAGCTTGCCGCAGGGGGGCTCTTGGTTGAAACGCGCGAGCATCAGATGCAGGTGGGCGAATGCTACCGCTGCGACACGACGATTGAGCCTTTGGTGTCCCGCCAGTGGTTTGTGCGCATGAAGCCGCTCGCCGAGCCGGCCCTAGCCGCGGTGCGCGAAGGCACCGTGCAGTTTGTGCCCGAGCGCTTCGCTAAGGTTTATCTGCATTGGGTGGAGAACGTAAAGGACTGGTGTATCTCGCGCCAAATCTGGTGGGGGCATACGCTTCCGGTATGGTACTGCGATTGTGGCGAAACAATCGTGGCCACCGACACCCCGGCTGCCTGCCCTAACTGCCACGGGCATACGCTCACGCAAGAGACAGATGTGCTGGATACATGGTTTAGCTCCGCCCTCTGGCCGTTTGAAACGCTTGGTTGGCCGGACGAACAGGCGAGCGACCTGCAGCGCTTCTTCCCGACGCAGGTGCTTGTCACCGGCTACGACATAATTTATTTCTGGGTAGCCCGCATGGTATTTATGTCCTACGAGTTGACGGGTAAACCTCCCTTTAGCCATGTGCTAATCCACGGCCTAGTTCGTGACGCAGAGGGCAGGAAAATGAGCAAATCTCTCGGCAACGGCATCGACCCCATGGCGGTAGTCGAATCGTTCGGCGCGGATACCCTGCGCTTTACGCTGCTCTCCGGCAATACCCCGGGGAATGATATGCGCTTCTACCAGGAGAAGTTAGAGGCAAACCGGGCGTTCTGCAACAAAATATGGAATGCCGCCCGCTTTGTCTTGCTTAACCTAGGGGAGAGCGACCTTGCCGCTAACGAGCTTCCGGACGACGGCCTACTAACGCTAGCCGATAAGTACATCCTCGCGCAACTCAACGCTACGACCGAGAATGTAACGCGCCTAATGGAGCAGTTTGAGTTTGGCGAGGCTGCCAGGCACCTCTACGACTTCCTCTGGAGTGAGTACTGCGACTGGTACATTGAAATGGCCAAGCCGGAGCTACAAGCCGGGGGCGAGCGCAAACAGACGACACTCCGCGTGCTTTGCTACACGCTCTCGCGCACACTAGAGATGCTCCATCCCTTTATGCCCTTTATTACCGAGGAGATCTGGCAGGCCCTGCCACACCGCGGCACATCAATTACGGTCGCAGCTTGGCCTAAGCACGCGGGCAAGGCAGATGATGACGCGCAAAAACAGATGGCAGCCCTAATGGAAGCCATTCGCACTATCCGTAACCTCAGGGCCGAGATGGGTGTACCGCCTTCACGTCGCCTAGAAGTGACCGTTGTTCCGGCTACCGCCGAGTGGGACTCAGTGTATAGGGCAGGCTCGCCCTACATTTTGGCTTTGGCGGGGGGCAAAGAAGTGAGCTTCGCGGAAACTAACCCCTTTGCCAAGGGAGAAGCCGTAAGCCTAGTCGTTACCGGCGCACAGATTCACCTGGCCCTAGCTCAACTTGTCGACGTACAGGCGGAGATTAAGCGCTTACAGACCGAACAGAGTGCGGTGCTTGCCGAGATTGACCGCGCGCGCGGAAAGTTGCAGAACGAGGGCTTTAGGGCTAAAGCTCCGGCCGCATTAATCGCTGCCGAAGAAGCCAAGCTTCTGGCCCACGAAACAAAACTTGCCCAACTCGAAAAGAGGTTAGCCGAGCTGCAATGA
- a CDS encoding EFR1 family ferrodoxin (N-terminal region resembles flavodoxins. C-terminal ferrodoxin region binds two 4Fe-4S clusters.), whose product MKTASIFYFSGTGNTWWAAAELSRQLGDRGLATTAHSIEKLPAAIANDLVRTSTLVGFGYPIYGSDLPIPMKKFIEELEPATGKCAMVFCTQWLWSGDGARIGAAMLKEKRFAVKWGEHLHMPNNISVQLLPIAIHTDDHSKKTKYLAFSKRRLQRLSEHIVQEKPLTRGFNILSELSGLLQRAPYRRFLEGRRNDMAVNKTVCTSCGLCTRLCPADNLVFENGTIVTQGHCINCMRCYNFCPVSAFVYRGKSHRKRHGPPYRGPLPGFDPEVLTGPCKRY is encoded by the coding sequence GTGAAAACAGCAAGCATTTTCTACTTCTCGGGAACCGGCAACACGTGGTGGGCGGCTGCCGAGCTTAGCAGACAACTCGGTGACCGCGGTCTAGCAACCACCGCCCATTCGATAGAGAAGCTACCTGCAGCCATTGCCAATGATCTTGTAAGGACCTCCACATTAGTGGGATTTGGCTACCCCATCTATGGCTCTGATTTGCCCATTCCCATGAAAAAGTTCATTGAAGAGCTCGAGCCTGCAACGGGCAAGTGCGCCATGGTTTTTTGCACGCAATGGCTGTGGTCAGGTGATGGCGCACGCATAGGAGCCGCTATGTTAAAGGAAAAGAGGTTTGCTGTAAAATGGGGAGAGCACCTGCATATGCCTAACAACATTTCGGTACAGCTCTTGCCCATTGCCATCCACACTGACGACCACAGTAAAAAGACAAAATACCTAGCCTTTTCTAAGCGCCGACTCCAGAGGCTATCTGAGCACATTGTTCAAGAGAAGCCCTTAACCCGCGGATTTAACATACTATCCGAACTCAGCGGACTCCTGCAGCGAGCCCCCTATCGCAGGTTCTTAGAGGGCAGGCGTAATGATATGGCAGTAAACAAGACCGTCTGTACGAGCTGTGGGCTGTGCACTAGACTTTGCCCCGCAGATAACCTAGTTTTTGAGAATGGTACAATAGTAACCCAAGGGCACTGCATAAACTGCATGCGCTGCTATAACTTCTGCCCTGTAAGCGCTTTCGTATACAGAGGTAAGTCTCACCGTAAGCGTCACGGCCCGCCTTATAGAGGCCCGCTGCCAGGCTTTGACCCCGAGGTCTTGACTGGCCCCTGTAAACGGTATTGA
- a CDS encoding GNAT family N-acetyltransferase, with product MIGFKHAGPEDKAEIIAISKKIWDGHDYVSTVYDKWVADIDGFFVCVTYDSAIAGFAKVSMHGDNDAWLEGLRVDPSKRGLGLGKQLTRYCIERCLNRHIENIRLSTYIGNHESIGIIESHGFKRVAEYKALFRPINPCEATPACYQTLSDPSLVEAALSGEALGEFYGYASFDFTFEKITPRLLKCLVSEGAVYGLCIDGRIQGMAIASTRHSKVSALFLSYIQGEEHYSALIDAAIARAESLMVEEIIAMCPKNTALRDSLVNKGFGEWDDHDTNIFLYEYVGK from the coding sequence ATGATAGGTTTTAAGCACGCCGGACCAGAGGACAAAGCCGAGATTATAGCAATATCGAAGAAAATCTGGGATGGCCATGACTATGTTAGCACTGTCTACGATAAGTGGGTAGCAGATATTGACGGGTTTTTTGTTTGCGTCACTTACGATTCGGCTATAGCAGGGTTTGCTAAGGTGAGCATGCATGGCGATAACGATGCTTGGCTTGAGGGCCTGCGGGTAGACCCGAGCAAGCGCGGGTTAGGCTTAGGAAAACAGCTTACCCGCTATTGTATCGAGAGATGCCTCAACCGCCACATTGAAAATATTAGGCTCAGCACCTACATTGGCAATCACGAAAGCATCGGCATCATTGAAAGCCATGGCTTTAAGCGAGTGGCAGAATATAAGGCCTTGTTTCGTCCCATCAACCCGTGCGAGGCCACTCCCGCATGCTACCAAACTTTGAGCGACCCTAGCTTAGTAGAAGCAGCTCTCAGCGGAGAGGCACTAGGCGAATTTTATGGATACGCTTCCTTTGACTTTACGTTCGAGAAAATTACTCCTCGCCTACTAAAGTGTCTTGTCAGCGAGGGGGCTGTATACGGACTGTGCATTGATGGTCGCATACAAGGCATGGCTATTGCCAGCACTAGGCATTCCAAGGTTTCAGCGCTCTTCCTTAGCTACATTCAGGGCGAAGAGCATTATTCCGCGCTTATCGACGCGGCCATTGCACGAGCCGAGAGCCTCATGGTAGAAGAGATCATTGCCATGTGTCCCAAAAACACTGCTTTACGCGACTCCCTTGTTAACAAAGGTTTTGGGGAGTGGGACGACCACGACACAAATATCTTCCTCTACGAGTACGTTGGCAAGTGA
- a CDS encoding HD domain-containing protein, whose protein sequence is MDTERIMAWGLEKMKFTDESPLETGYRYYHGLRTARIAISLADGLNLAIDRDVLFAGGFLHDVGKAGYRGPDHGARGEAMIRSEIPSLFADTELDAVCSIVRNHYHRPNSRHYCGKEKPSFPAPVLLVQDADTLDHFGGNALWLAFRWAVAHGRTQSDALEFHREQDATWRREALEGLNFSLSRRELEARIARIDAFFALWEKEEQGKLSTPITCQRTRRGRYLCRGRPTPQNLC, encoded by the coding sequence ATGGACACTGAAAGAATTATGGCTTGGGGCCTTGAAAAAATGAAGTTTACGGACGAGAGTCCGCTTGAGACCGGGTATAGGTACTACCATGGGCTAAGAACGGCACGCATCGCCATATCCTTAGCTGACGGTTTGAACCTAGCTATAGACCGCGATGTATTGTTTGCGGGAGGCTTTCTGCATGATGTAGGCAAGGCAGGCTATAGGGGGCCGGATCACGGCGCGCGGGGCGAGGCGATGATTCGCAGTGAGATCCCAAGCTTGTTCGCAGATACCGAGCTTGACGCGGTGTGTAGTATTGTCAGGAATCACTACCATCGGCCGAACAGCCGGCATTATTGCGGCAAGGAGAAACCGTCCTTCCCCGCTCCGGTCTTACTCGTTCAGGATGCGGACACTTTGGATCACTTTGGTGGCAATGCGCTCTGGCTGGCGTTTCGCTGGGCGGTGGCGCATGGCCGCACTCAAAGCGATGCGTTGGAGTTTCACCGCGAACAGGACGCGACTTGGCGGCGCGAGGCCCTCGAGGGGCTGAACTTTTCTCTTAGCCGCCGCGAACTCGAAGCGCGTATTGCTCGTATCGACGCCTTCTTTGCGCTGTGGGAGAAGGAGGAGCAGGGAAAGTTATCAACGCCAATCACTTGCCAACGTACTCGTAGAGGAAGATATTTGTGTCGTGGTCGTCCCACTCCCCAAAACCTTTGTTAA
- a CDS encoding ECF transporter S component: protein MKIKQLTRVAVLVALSVLGSFVRIPSIVGSLAFDAVPGYYAALAVSPLSGAVVAGLGHVATAFVSGLPLGAPIHAIVALGMVLAGYLTGVAAKRSKLLGCAVGVVINGLALPALFIVIPDFGTAFFLAATPSILGASVLNVSVALALAKLPLLTKI, encoded by the coding sequence ATGAAAATCAAGCAACTCACACGCGTGGCCGTACTCGTTGCACTCTCCGTTCTCGGTTCGTTTGTAAGAATTCCAAGCATAGTAGGTTCCCTAGCCTTTGACGCAGTACCTGGCTATTACGCGGCTTTAGCTGTTTCTCCGCTAAGTGGTGCCGTGGTCGCCGGTCTTGGGCACGTTGCTACCGCCTTTGTCAGCGGCCTGCCGCTAGGCGCACCGATTCACGCCATAGTTGCTCTCGGAATGGTGTTGGCGGGCTATCTAACCGGCGTAGCAGCCAAACGCAGCAAATTGCTGGGATGTGCCGTAGGTGTTGTTATTAACGGCCTAGCGCTACCGGCCCTCTTTATTGTCATCCCAGATTTTGGTACGGCCTTCTTCTTAGCTGCAACACCATCGATATTGGGAGCATCAGTTCTTAATGTGTCTGTAGCTCTAGCCCTTGCCAAGCTGCCCCTACTTACTAAAATCTAG
- the cobU gene encoding bifunctional adenosylcobinamide kinase/adenosylcobinamide-phosphate guanylyltransferase: MGRITLVTGGVRSGKSALAEAFAMKARSVVYLATCEANDEEMRDRISLHQARRPAHWTTEEVPLDLPAAITRQDPETCLLIDCLGLWVSNHLLADEENNVRHAQEFIEKMNGLTCALLEELSIRPGEAILVTNEVGFGLVPPYKLGRIFRDCLGLVNAQIATSAEDVYLCVAGMPVTLKKDGVVRLG, encoded by the coding sequence ATGGGACGCATTACCCTTGTAACAGGAGGAGTGCGTAGCGGCAAGAGCGCCTTGGCCGAAGCCTTTGCTATGAAGGCTCGGAGCGTAGTCTATCTTGCCACTTGCGAGGCAAACGACGAAGAAATGCGCGATAGAATCTCCCTGCATCAAGCGCGACGCCCCGCGCATTGGACAACAGAGGAAGTCCCGCTGGACTTGCCGGCGGCAATAACACGTCAAGACCCAGAGACTTGCCTGTTGATTGACTGCTTGGGGCTCTGGGTAAGCAATCACCTCTTGGCTGACGAGGAGAACAATGTGCGCCATGCGCAGGAATTTATTGAAAAAATGAATGGCCTCACCTGCGCATTACTAGAGGAATTGTCCATACGCCCCGGGGAGGCCATTTTGGTGACCAATGAAGTGGGTTTTGGCCTTGTTCCCCCATACAAGCTCGGACGAATCTTTCGCGATTGCTTAGGGCTAGTCAATGCACAGATAGCTACCTCTGCAGAGGATGTATACCTTTGCGTGGCGGGAATGCCCGTGACATTAAAGAAGGACGGGGTGGTGCGCCTTGGGTAA
- a CDS encoding cobyric acid synthase translates to MGKAIMLQGTGSHVGKSLLTAALCRILVQEGYSVAPFKAQNMALNSFVTPDGLEIGRAQALQAEACGIEPEIEMNPILLKPAGEMSAQVVVMGKPLAHMTAREYREYYLDKALPLVKQALNSLMQRFDVVVMEGAGSPVEINLRDRDIVNMAAVKLANAPVLLVGDIDRGGVFASLYGTMELLPREERGLVRGIIVNKFRGDLSLFADGVAMLEGLTHKPVLGVIPFLPHLSLDEEDSVALEDYSHTTTDAAITIAVPRLPRLSNFTDFAPLGRENGVRVIYTTKPGDILNADAVVLPGTKNTAADFRFLQATGLTESIATAALRGVCIVGICGGYQMLGERIYDPDGVEGADAFVDALGLLPVTTVFRKTKRTVRSVAQCNLPFYSGIVHGYEVHMGESSALGTPAFAIDGKCDGCVQGEIWGTYIHGVFDNDEFRHSFINYLRNKKGLAPLSAPFHYQAFRVAELDRLAAHVRAHLDVAQVLKIVGLN, encoded by the coding sequence TTGGGTAAGGCCATTATGCTGCAGGGCACAGGCTCACATGTAGGCAAAAGTCTCCTTACTGCCGCTCTCTGCCGAATTCTTGTGCAAGAGGGCTATTCCGTAGCACCCTTTAAAGCGCAGAATATGGCACTTAACTCGTTTGTCACACCCGATGGCCTTGAAATTGGTCGTGCCCAGGCGTTACAGGCTGAAGCTTGTGGCATCGAGCCCGAGATAGAAATGAATCCCATTTTGCTTAAGCCCGCGGGGGAGATGAGCGCACAGGTAGTAGTTATGGGCAAACCCCTAGCCCATATGACTGCAAGAGAATACCGCGAGTACTACCTCGACAAAGCCCTTCCTCTCGTTAAGCAAGCCCTAAATAGCCTTATGCAACGCTTCGATGTTGTTGTGATGGAGGGCGCAGGCAGCCCGGTGGAGATTAATCTAAGGGACAGGGACATTGTCAATATGGCGGCGGTTAAGCTCGCTAATGCACCGGTGTTGCTTGTGGGAGACATTGACCGGGGAGGAGTATTTGCCTCCCTCTATGGAACCATGGAACTGCTTCCCCGCGAAGAGCGAGGATTAGTGCGCGGAATTATAGTGAACAAGTTTAGGGGTGATCTATCGCTTTTTGCGGATGGAGTAGCTATGTTGGAGGGCCTTACCCACAAACCGGTGCTAGGTGTTATCCCCTTTTTGCCGCACCTGTCCCTCGACGAAGAAGACTCGGTAGCGCTAGAGGATTACTCGCACACCACGACGGACGCCGCGATTACCATCGCCGTGCCAAGGCTTCCGAGGCTCTCAAACTTTACGGATTTTGCCCCCTTAGGGCGAGAGAATGGCGTGCGGGTGATTTACACCACCAAACCAGGCGACATCCTTAATGCGGACGCAGTCGTCCTCCCCGGAACGAAGAACACCGCAGCCGATTTTAGATTTCTGCAGGCCACTGGCCTGACAGAAAGCATCGCTACGGCAGCTCTGCGTGGAGTGTGCATTGTCGGTATCTGTGGAGGCTACCAAATGCTCGGAGAACGCATATACGACCCGGATGGAGTAGAGGGCGCCGACGCCTTTGTCGACGCTCTGGGACTATTGCCGGTAACCACTGTTTTTCGCAAAACTAAGCGCACCGTCCGCTCTGTAGCACAGTGCAATTTGCCGTTTTACTCTGGAATCGTGCATGGCTATGAGGTTCATATGGGTGAGTCAAGTGCGCTGGGGACCCCCGCCTTCGCCATAGATGGCAAATGTGATGGGTGCGTACAGGGGGAGATCTGGGGAACGTACATCCACGGCGTCTTTGACAACGACGAGTTCCGCCATTCCTTTATTAATTACTTGCGGAACAAGAAAGGGCTGGCGCCGCTCAGTGCGCCGTTTCACTACCAAGCCTTTAGGGTAGCGGAGCTAGATCGCCTTGCAGCCCACGTGCGAGCACACCTTGATGTAGCGCAAGTACTTAAGATTGTGGGATTGAACTGA